A single Sporosarcina sp. FSL W8-0480 DNA region contains:
- a CDS encoding DegV family protein — MNTAIVTDSTAYLPSNIVKELDIHVIPLTVTIDGQVYDEEVDLKSEEFYDKVRGDGPLPKTSQPPVGKFAELFDSLKKDHDSIISIHLSSGISGTFAGAVQAGEMTEGVDVRAFDSELSCYIQGFYVIRAAKMAKEGATPDEIMAELNEMKKTMRAYFMVDDLAHLQRGGRLSGAQALIGGLLQVKPILHFHDKVIVPFEKIRTRKKAMKRIADMLAEDAGKMPLEAAIIHANRPEEAEAWKEELSALLPDVEFTISHFGPVIGTHLGEGSMGLGWVKQKA, encoded by the coding sequence GTGAACACAGCAATCGTTACGGATAGTACGGCATATTTGCCTTCAAACATAGTGAAAGAATTGGATATCCATGTCATCCCTTTGACGGTGACAATCGATGGACAAGTATATGATGAAGAAGTCGACCTCAAGTCTGAAGAATTTTATGATAAAGTACGTGGTGATGGGCCGCTACCAAAAACTTCCCAACCACCTGTCGGGAAATTCGCCGAGCTTTTTGACTCATTAAAGAAGGACCATGATTCCATCATTTCAATCCATCTATCAAGCGGAATTAGCGGAACGTTCGCTGGCGCGGTACAGGCAGGTGAAATGACAGAAGGCGTGGACGTTCGGGCATTCGACTCCGAACTGTCCTGCTATATTCAAGGGTTCTATGTGATAAGAGCCGCAAAAATGGCGAAGGAAGGCGCAACGCCTGATGAAATTATGGCGGAGCTCAATGAAATGAAAAAGACGATGCGCGCTTATTTCATGGTAGACGACCTCGCACATCTACAACGTGGCGGTAGATTATCCGGTGCGCAAGCATTGATTGGGGGACTCCTTCAAGTCAAGCCGATTCTTCATTTCCACGACAAAGTGATCGTGCCGTTCGAAAAGATCCGCACTCGTAAAAAAGCGATGAAACGAATCGCGGACATGCTCGCGGAAGACGCAGGGAAAATGCCCCTTGAAGCGGCAATCATCCATGCAAACCGCCCGGAAGAAGCCGAAGCTTGGAAAGAAGAGCTGTCAGCACTTTTACCAGACGTCGAATTCACGATCAGCCATTTCGGCCCGGTGATCGGCACACATTTAGGCGAAGGCTCAATGGGACTTGGCTGGGTGAAACAGAAGGCGTAA
- a CDS encoding enoyl-CoA hydratase-related protein gives METLLYEQEGHIARVTLHRPDAMNAFNYDMLTELSMVVESIRINPDIRVVIFTGAGDRAFSVGADLKERRLLTDEQVKRNVFKISEVFTMVENLPQPTIAVLNGYAFGGGMELALACDFRFAVDTAVMGLTETSLAIIPGAGGTQRLPRLIGQAKALELILTARRLDAKSALQYGILTNVAVAADMPELLDRFTGELLRNGPIALQQAKFAIKHGMNADLQTGLAIERKAYEITIPSEDRLEALSAFAEKRKPEFKGK, from the coding sequence ATGGAAACGCTTTTATATGAACAAGAGGGGCATATTGCGCGGGTGACGCTTCATAGACCGGATGCAATGAATGCGTTCAATTACGATATGTTGACGGAGCTTAGCATGGTTGTCGAGTCAATTCGCATTAATCCTGATATCCGTGTTGTAATTTTTACAGGAGCTGGAGATCGTGCGTTCAGTGTGGGGGCTGATTTGAAGGAAAGAAGGCTGTTGACCGATGAGCAGGTGAAGCGTAATGTTTTTAAAATCAGTGAAGTGTTTACGATGGTTGAAAACTTGCCCCAGCCGACGATTGCGGTGTTGAATGGCTATGCATTTGGAGGAGGCATGGAGCTTGCCCTCGCTTGTGATTTCCGTTTTGCGGTCGATACGGCAGTGATGGGATTGACGGAAACAAGTCTTGCGATCATTCCTGGAGCTGGTGGAACGCAGCGCTTGCCAAGATTGATCGGTCAAGCGAAAGCGCTTGAACTCATTTTGACGGCAAGGAGATTGGATGCGAAATCTGCATTGCAATATGGCATTTTGACGAATGTGGCTGTTGCTGCGGACATGCCGGAGTTGTTGGACCGGTTCACGGGTGAATTGCTTCGCAACGGACCGATCGCGTTGCAACAGGCGAAGTTTGCGATCAAGCATGGGATGAATGCGGATTTACAGACTGGGCTTGCGATTGAGCGAAAGGCGTATGAGATTACGATTCCGTCGGAGGATCGACTTGAGGCTCTATCTGCGTTTGCGGAGAAGAGGAAACCGGAGTTTAAAGGGAAGTAA
- a CDS encoding TetR/AcrR family transcriptional regulator, protein MTEQNDLIEEMLQEDESLTEKQKQILVAATELFAEKGFAASSTNEIAKKAGVAEGTIFRHYKTKKELLLSIVTPMMVKMMAPFIIKDINKVLDKEFEHFEDFLRAMIKNRQEFLEKNLKVVQIFLQEIPFHQELREQFIEHIGKKVLNRFVQIIEHYQKKGQIANMPATTVIRLTVSTIMGHFATKYVIGASWNDEEEINTMITFLVKGLKAEN, encoded by the coding sequence ATGACCGAACAAAATGATTTAATTGAAGAAATGCTACAGGAAGATGAAAGCCTAACTGAAAAACAAAAGCAAATCCTCGTCGCAGCTACCGAATTGTTCGCAGAAAAGGGCTTCGCCGCTTCATCGACAAACGAAATCGCTAAAAAAGCGGGTGTCGCGGAAGGCACCATATTCCGCCATTACAAAACGAAAAAAGAATTGTTACTATCCATCGTCACCCCGATGATGGTCAAAATGATGGCTCCATTCATCATCAAAGACATAAACAAAGTTTTGGATAAGGAATTCGAGCACTTCGAGGACTTCCTTCGTGCCATGATAAAAAACAGGCAGGAATTCCTTGAGAAAAACCTGAAAGTCGTCCAAATCTTCCTGCAAGAGATTCCGTTCCACCAAGAACTACGTGAGCAATTCATTGAACACATCGGAAAGAAGGTGCTCAATCGCTTCGTTCAAATCATTGAGCATTACCAAAAGAAGGGGCAAATCGCTAACATGCCCGCTACAACCGTCATCCGCCTGACAGTTTCAACAATCATGGGCCATTTCGCCACAAAATACGTCATCGGTGCGAGCTGGAATGATGAAGAAGAGATCAATACAATGATCACATTCCTTGTGAAAGGCCTAAAAGCTGAGAATTGA
- a CDS encoding GNAT family protein, with translation MTYTLEGVTIRPIKEDDLRRMWELTFKDENPEWKKWDAPYYPHYTLDYETYLERKDKLVGQDDYWGIEVDGELIGMLSYYWEHEPSLWLEMGILIYEPKYWSGGFGTKALTMWIDHLFNEMPLVRVGLTTWSGNVRMIRVAEKLGMTMEARIRKVRFWNDVYYDSIRMGMLREEWEQQKIKA, from the coding sequence TTGACTTATACACTTGAGGGCGTTACGATCCGCCCGATTAAAGAAGATGACTTGCGGCGTATGTGGGAACTCACTTTCAAAGATGAAAATCCAGAATGGAAGAAATGGGATGCCCCGTATTACCCACATTACACGCTCGATTATGAAACCTATTTGGAGCGAAAAGATAAACTCGTTGGACAAGATGATTATTGGGGTATCGAGGTGGACGGCGAACTAATCGGCATGCTCAGCTATTATTGGGAGCACGAGCCGTCCCTTTGGCTCGAAATGGGCATCCTCATATACGAGCCTAAATATTGGAGCGGCGGTTTTGGAACGAAAGCCCTCACTATGTGGATCGATCATTTATTCAATGAAATGCCGCTGGTCCGCGTCGGTCTCACAACTTGGTCCGGTAACGTGCGGATGATCCGTGTCGCTGAAAAATTAGGCATGACAATGGAAGCGCGTATCCGCAAAGTGCGTTTCTGGAACGACGTTTATTATGACTCCATCCGGATGGGCATGTTGCGGGAAGAATGGGAACAACAGAAAATAAAAGCTTGA
- a CDS encoding S9 family peptidase — MRNLQVDDLFKLQSVTNPQLSPDGKEALFIKTHIDEEDNKYISNLYHIDLSTKEVTQWTHGNHRVSSPKWSVDGKQIAFLSNRDDKNQLYILPARGGEAKKVTSLDKGVSSFEWSPCGTKIWFDASLKEGRDFSFKEEKNDKKKPEPVRVTKMKYKMDGVGLLPQDSYKQIGCVDLETEEITQFTEGNFQYSLQAVSYDGQHLVIGVNRKENLDHEFRQPLFLVNVETKEETVIIEEEGYYGGARFSLDDNYIAFVGSNRAYQNASHGHLFVYDTRRGNTINITESIDAPVGDYTVADHQQSASAPSVVWTKDNDLYFQLSTMGDVRLYFGTLEGELYPATPENEHVYGYDVNAEGDFALVAISDPVHPGEIYEMAIATGERKALTSFNDDYLQEVKLVQPEAITFKGPKDWDVHGWLMKPSTFEEGEKYPLIVNIHGGPHAMYGNTFFHEMQLFAASGYGVLYINPRGSHGYSQEFVDAVRGDYGGGDYEDIMAAVDSALSDNEWIDADRLGVTGGSYGGFMTNWIVGHTNRFKAAVTQRSICNWISFFGVSDIGYYFSEWQIAADMKDVETLWKHSPLKYAENVETPLLILHSERDFRCPIEQAEQLYITLKSMGKETEFVRFPDADHNLSRTGAPNLRIERLNEMTGWFAKYL; from the coding sequence ATGAGAAACCTACAAGTAGACGATCTATTTAAACTACAATCCGTCACAAACCCACAGTTATCACCTGACGGGAAAGAAGCTCTGTTCATCAAAACGCATATTGACGAAGAGGATAATAAATACATTTCAAATTTGTACCATATCGACCTATCTACAAAAGAAGTGACACAATGGACGCATGGAAATCACCGTGTCAGCTCACCGAAATGGTCAGTGGACGGAAAGCAGATCGCTTTCTTATCGAATCGCGACGACAAGAATCAGCTATATATTCTACCCGCGCGCGGTGGAGAAGCCAAAAAAGTGACGTCACTTGATAAAGGCGTTTCAAGCTTCGAGTGGTCTCCTTGTGGGACGAAAATCTGGTTTGATGCATCCCTTAAAGAAGGCAGAGACTTCAGTTTCAAAGAAGAAAAGAACGATAAAAAGAAACCTGAACCAGTACGCGTTACAAAAATGAAGTACAAAATGGATGGCGTCGGTTTACTGCCACAGGATTCATACAAGCAAATCGGTTGTGTTGACCTTGAAACCGAGGAAATCACTCAATTCACTGAAGGAAATTTCCAGTATTCACTACAAGCCGTTTCATATGACGGACAACACCTTGTCATTGGCGTGAACCGGAAGGAAAACTTGGACCATGAATTCCGTCAGCCGCTCTTTTTGGTGAATGTGGAAACGAAGGAAGAAACGGTAATCATTGAGGAAGAGGGCTATTATGGCGGGGCACGTTTTTCATTGGATGACAATTATATTGCATTCGTCGGTTCGAACCGTGCATACCAAAATGCTTCACATGGCCACTTATTTGTTTACGATACAAGAAGGGGCAATACGATTAATATTACGGAAAGCATCGATGCGCCTGTCGGGGATTATACAGTTGCGGACCACCAGCAATCAGCAAGTGCACCAAGTGTCGTATGGACGAAAGACAATGACCTCTACTTCCAGCTTTCAACGATGGGTGACGTCCGTCTCTATTTCGGAACACTTGAAGGGGAGTTGTATCCAGCAACGCCGGAAAACGAGCATGTCTATGGATATGATGTGAATGCGGAAGGTGATTTTGCTTTAGTTGCTATTAGTGATCCTGTACATCCAGGCGAAATTTATGAAATGGCAATCGCAACGGGAGAAAGGAAAGCCCTCACTTCATTCAATGACGATTACTTACAGGAAGTGAAGCTTGTTCAACCGGAAGCAATCACGTTTAAAGGGCCTAAAGATTGGGATGTGCATGGCTGGCTCATGAAACCGTCCACGTTTGAAGAAGGGGAGAAATACCCGTTAATCGTCAATATCCATGGCGGTCCACACGCAATGTACGGCAACACATTCTTCCATGAAATGCAGTTGTTCGCGGCAAGTGGATATGGTGTCCTGTACATCAACCCTCGCGGAAGCCACGGATACAGCCAGGAATTTGTTGACGCTGTTCGCGGTGATTACGGTGGCGGCGACTATGAGGATATTATGGCGGCTGTCGACTCTGCACTGTCCGACAATGAATGGATTGACGCAGACCGTCTTGGCGTGACTGGTGGAAGCTATGGCGGTTTCATGACGAACTGGATTGTCGGTCATACAAACCGTTTCAAAGCGGCTGTTACACAGCGTTCCATCTGTAACTGGATCAGCTTCTTCGGTGTTTCCGATATCGGATATTACTTCAGCGAATGGCAAATTGCAGCGGATATGAAAGATGTAGAAACATTATGGAAGCATTCTCCGTTGAAATATGCGGAAAATGTGGAGACTCCATTATTGATCCTCCACTCTGAGAGGGATTTCCGTTGCCCGATTGAACAGGCAGAACAGCTTTATATTACGTTAAAGAGCATGGGGAAAGAGACTGAATTCGTCAGATTCCCTGATGCAGACCATAATCTATCGCGGACCGGTGCACCGAATCTGCGAATCGAAAGACTAAATGAGATGACGGGCTGGTTCGCGAAATACTTATAA
- a CDS encoding citrate synthase/methylcitrate synthase, translated as MFNRGLKDVVAVHTKIASVDGELGELRYRGIQVGELVPDHSFEELAYLLWHGKFPDGEELNLLKSKMMEGRKLPEHIASLIDILPKDIALMDAIRTAISAYGQSEFKEKPIDEQAIILTAVLPVIIVRHYRNVNRLPIVESDENLSHTANFLWMLNGEKPADVHVEALETYLKLTMEHGMNASTFAGRVTISTESDLTAAVTSALGAMKGPLHGGAPSGVIDLLEEIGTQNNIRPVIEQKLKNGERIMGFGHRVYKTEDPRSILLRKKCQTLAGKDKWLDLATAAEKEIIDLLKTYKPGRELYTNVEYYAAAIMRAINMPPELFTPAFSAARMVGWTAHAIEQQGDNTIFRPQSLYVGNKI; from the coding sequence ATGTTTAACAGAGGTTTGAAAGATGTTGTGGCAGTTCATACGAAGATCGCGTCGGTTGACGGTGAGTTGGGGGAACTCAGATATAGGGGGATTCAAGTAGGCGAGTTGGTCCCGGATCATTCATTTGAAGAATTGGCTTATCTTCTATGGCATGGTAAATTCCCAGACGGAGAAGAACTGAATTTATTGAAGTCGAAGATGATGGAAGGCAGAAAACTTCCAGAACATATTGCTTCCCTTATCGACATCTTACCGAAAGATATCGCGTTAATGGATGCAATCCGAACCGCCATCTCGGCATATGGACAAAGCGAATTCAAGGAAAAGCCGATAGATGAACAGGCGATTATCCTCACCGCTGTATTGCCCGTTATCATCGTTAGGCATTACAGGAATGTGAATCGATTGCCGATTGTTGAATCGGATGAAAATCTATCGCATACTGCCAATTTCCTTTGGATGCTGAATGGTGAAAAACCTGCTGATGTTCACGTTGAAGCGCTTGAGACATACTTGAAACTGACGATGGAGCATGGCATGAATGCCTCTACTTTCGCTGGAAGAGTCACGATTTCTACGGAATCCGATTTGACAGCGGCTGTCACTTCTGCTCTTGGAGCAATGAAAGGTCCATTACATGGAGGAGCGCCCTCAGGAGTGATCGATCTTTTAGAGGAAATAGGTACCCAAAATAATATTCGACCAGTCATCGAACAAAAACTGAAAAACGGCGAGCGAATAATGGGATTCGGGCATCGGGTCTATAAGACGGAAGATCCTCGCTCGATTTTACTTAGGAAGAAATGCCAAACGTTGGCCGGAAAAGATAAGTGGTTGGATCTTGCGACGGCGGCGGAAAAGGAAATTATCGACTTGCTAAAAACATATAAACCGGGCAGGGAATTATACACAAATGTTGAATACTACGCGGCTGCCATCATGCGGGCCATCAATATGCCGCCCGAACTGTTCACACCCGCATTCAGCGCCGCAAGAATGGTCGGCTGGACCGCGCATGCTATCGAACAACAAGGTGATAACACCATTTTCCGACCGCAATCTTTATACGTCGGAAATAAAATTTAA
- a CDS encoding LysR family transcriptional regulator translates to MDTQWLRTFIIAAEELNFRKASEKLMLSQPSVTVQIRLLEEHLGIQLFDRINRRVSLTEAGRLFYDEAIGLMQKLDESVDRLHAFAQGYRRNWTIAISPLMAETILPYFLRTFMERHGEVELTIRVEESEMIERLVDSGEVNLGISALNATLKDIESHRIYEDPIVFVMPTDSYDEESGPQIDVKEALINNYLLTHHHPVYWDELLFTLNKHIPGIRTMKVTQTHIAKRFIQEGIGVSFLPHSIVRRELMEGRLMRPYFDLFPLPSVATFILLKKKGDLEEEFIREISGFYFG, encoded by the coding sequence ATGGATACTCAATGGCTACGAACCTTTATCATAGCGGCGGAAGAACTGAACTTCAGGAAAGCTTCGGAAAAACTCATGCTGTCCCAACCAAGTGTGACCGTACAAATCCGGCTGTTGGAAGAGCATTTAGGCATACAGCTATTTGACCGGATCAATCGACGCGTATCGCTGACGGAAGCCGGACGATTGTTTTATGACGAAGCAATAGGCTTAATGCAGAAGTTAGATGAAAGCGTGGACCGATTGCATGCATTTGCGCAAGGCTATCGACGGAATTGGACGATTGCAATTTCACCGTTAATGGCAGAAACGATTTTGCCCTATTTTTTGAGGACCTTCATGGAACGTCACGGGGAAGTCGAATTGACGATCCGGGTGGAGGAATCAGAAATGATCGAACGACTTGTCGACAGCGGCGAAGTGAACTTAGGCATTTCAGCGCTCAACGCAACACTAAAGGATATTGAATCCCATCGCATCTACGAGGATCCAATTGTCTTTGTCATGCCGACTGACAGCTATGACGAAGAAAGCGGGCCACAAATCGATGTAAAAGAGGCGTTAATCAATAATTACTTGCTCACCCATCATCACCCCGTCTACTGGGATGAATTGCTTTTCACATTAAACAAGCACATCCCGGGCATTCGGACAATGAAAGTAACACAAACCCATATTGCCAAACGGTTCATCCAGGAAGGAATCGGCGTCTCATTCCTCCCCCATTCAATCGTGCGCCGTGAATTAATGGAAGGAAGACTCATGAGACCATACTTCGACCTCTTCCCCCTCCCCTCCGTCGCCACCTTTATCCTCTTAAAAAAGAAAGGCGACCTCGAAGAAGAATTCATCCGAGAGATTTCCGGATTCTATTTTGGATAA
- a CDS encoding fatty acid--CoA ligase family protein — translation MNLVTQVYETSKLKPEKAAYHFMGKDTTYGEFDKHVSTFAQGLEDLGVKKGDHVAFLLGNTPHFIVSLYATMRIGATAVPINPIYSPSEISYILHNSDAKVVIAVDQLLPLVEKAAVSFPTIEHYIICETSTLTGNSISELPEELRTKVSQFTHFFSKDRPNKAPIEVDENETAVILYTSGTTGHPKGAMLTHKNLYSNARDTADYLEFSEGDRVVATLPVFHVFALTVVVNAPLLKGATILLMPKFSPAEVFESIKAQHATVFAGVPTMFNFLYQFPEGSAKDFETIRIAISGGASLPVALLENFENKFDVKISEGYGLSEASPVTCFNPLDRERVPGSIGRSILNVENKVVDEFGDEVPVGEVGELVVRGPNVMKGYYKMPEETAAAIRDGWLYTGDMARQDENGYFYIVDRKKDMIIVGGYNVYPREVEEVLFEHRDVVEAAVIGVPDADFGEEVQAFVVLKEGAERDVEKLKAFCAKRLAKYKVPKTIEFLSELPKNTTGKILRRSLKDIVKQ, via the coding sequence ATGAATTTGGTCACACAGGTTTATGAAACATCGAAGCTGAAGCCGGAAAAGGCGGCTTATCATTTCATGGGCAAAGATACGACATACGGCGAGTTCGACAAGCATGTGTCCACGTTTGCACAAGGACTTGAAGATTTAGGGGTTAAAAAGGGAGATCATGTTGCATTTTTATTAGGGAATACGCCACATTTCATCGTTTCGCTTTACGCGACAATGCGGATTGGAGCTACAGCAGTTCCGATCAATCCAATTTATTCGCCAAGTGAAATCTCGTATATCCTACATAATAGCGATGCGAAGGTTGTCATTGCGGTTGATCAGTTATTGCCGCTCGTCGAGAAGGCTGCTGTTTCGTTTCCGACAATCGAGCACTATATTATTTGTGAGACAAGCACGTTAACCGGAAATTCAATCTCGGAATTACCGGAAGAACTAAGAACTAAGGTGAGCCAGTTCACGCATTTCTTTTCGAAGGACAGGCCAAATAAGGCGCCAATTGAAGTTGATGAAAATGAAACCGCTGTCATTTTGTACACATCGGGAACGACTGGACACCCGAAAGGCGCAATGTTGACCCATAAGAATTTATATTCAAATGCAAGAGATACTGCCGATTATCTGGAATTTTCAGAGGGGGATCGGGTCGTTGCAACACTGCCGGTATTCCATGTGTTCGCGCTTACGGTCGTAGTCAATGCACCATTATTAAAAGGTGCGACGATTTTACTCATGCCGAAGTTCAGTCCTGCTGAAGTGTTCGAGTCAATTAAGGCGCAGCATGCTACCGTATTTGCAGGCGTTCCGACGATGTTCAATTTCCTTTATCAGTTCCCTGAAGGGTCGGCGAAGGATTTTGAAACGATTCGGATTGCCATTTCAGGTGGGGCATCATTGCCTGTGGCGCTATTGGAGAACTTTGAAAACAAGTTCGATGTGAAAATTTCGGAAGGATACGGTCTTTCAGAAGCGTCTCCTGTCACTTGCTTCAATCCGCTTGACCGGGAACGCGTTCCTGGCTCGATAGGAAGAAGTATTTTGAATGTGGAAAATAAAGTAGTGGATGAGTTCGGGGATGAAGTGCCTGTCGGTGAGGTCGGTGAACTTGTCGTCCGGGGACCGAATGTGATGAAAGGGTATTATAAGATGCCTGAGGAGACGGCAGCCGCAATCCGCGATGGGTGGTTGTATACAGGGGATATGGCGCGGCAAGATGAGAATGGGTATTTTTATATTGTTGACCGCAAGAAGGATATGATTATTGTTGGCGGGTATAATGTGTATCCGCGTGAAGTTGAGGAAGTGTTGTTTGAGCATCGTGATGTTGTTGAGGCGGCAGTGATTGGGGTACCGGATGCTGATTTTGGCGAGGAAGTTCAGGCTTTTGTTGTGTTGAAAGAAGGTGCTGAGCGAGATGTTGAGAAGCTGAAGGCATTTTGTGCGAAGCGCTTGGCGAAGTATAAAGTTCCGAAGACGATCGAGTTTTTGAGTGAGTTGCCGAAGAATACGACAGGAAAGATTCTTAGACGGTCGTTGAAGGATATTGTTAAACAATAA
- a CDS encoding ABC transporter permease: MTFRQFAYRNVVRNRRIYAAFFMASVFSVMVFFLYSMLLFHPSIEGGSLRDIALLGMGAAELILYIFTMFFLFYSMRAFLQARTKEFGILLHLGMEKRQLHRLIFIETLLIGAGSIGVGTFLGYMFSKFFFMVVKRIVLLPALPLYLSWEPFVLTVGAFFSLFIIISLVAPVFIRTDGLDELIRGDGGGKETEGFSKIRGSLGIILLMLSYTLASLTSNNIVIGLIFLLPPLATLGTYFFFTDSLPFLLHLFKGRKELYWRHFRLLAISEGVIRLKENARMFFIVTIVSTVAFMSVGILASLTSFASQYREVNPLGLVYVSYPNDKMEEQNIKRLRDELRRNGLTYTYVEFPVLKQRSSYTEFNVAIVKLSNINQLAMAFGNTSFELGEGEALFLPPTISTFEQLNSQIVETVLEESGVAVRINGAYPHQLFPAHAIGTNAIILNDADFNRIAAFGQAPSFVYHAFDIPEWQKTKNIGMTIEHSMTESILAGTTHELNYTFDNPGRNYSVIRTTFTLLLFIGLLLAGVFLLAAGSFIYFRLYTSLDSDRKQFDVLRRMGITDREFKKIVNRQLIPQFFVPWGVALLHSSFAFLTLQVIWDALAEISIVRELIFVLLGFTILQVIYFYLIRWRYLAHIRTSG; encoded by the coding sequence ATGACGTTTCGTCAGTTTGCTTATCGGAATGTTGTGCGGAATCGGCGAATTTACGCCGCTTTTTTCATGGCGAGCGTTTTTTCAGTAATGGTTTTTTTCCTTTATTCCATGCTGCTATTCCACCCTTCCATTGAGGGAGGATCCTTGCGGGATATCGCGTTATTGGGCATGGGGGCAGCGGAACTGATCCTTTACATATTCACAATGTTTTTCTTGTTTTATTCGATGCGGGCATTTTTGCAGGCGAGGACGAAGGAGTTTGGCATCCTTCTGCATTTGGGAATGGAAAAACGGCAATTGCATCGGCTTATATTCATCGAGACATTATTGATCGGCGCGGGCTCAATCGGAGTGGGGACATTTTTAGGGTATATGTTCTCAAAGTTTTTCTTCATGGTCGTCAAACGGATTGTCCTGTTGCCGGCATTGCCATTGTATTTGTCATGGGAACCATTTGTCTTGACAGTCGGTGCATTTTTCAGCCTATTCATCATCATATCGCTTGTCGCTCCCGTATTCATCCGCACCGACGGATTGGATGAACTGATTCGCGGGGACGGCGGCGGAAAAGAGACGGAAGGCTTTTCGAAAATCCGCGGTTCACTTGGAATCATCCTTTTAATGCTTTCTTATACGTTGGCATCTCTAACTTCCAATAATATCGTCATCGGACTTATTTTCCTCCTACCGCCACTTGCAACACTTGGAACGTATTTCTTTTTTACGGATTCCTTGCCATTCCTCCTTCATCTATTCAAAGGGAGGAAGGAATTGTATTGGCGGCACTTCCGGTTATTGGCCATATCCGAAGGGGTCATCCGCTTGAAGGAAAATGCAAGGATGTTTTTCATCGTTACAATCGTATCCACGGTTGCGTTCATGTCGGTAGGTATTCTTGCTTCATTGACTTCATTCGCCTCGCAGTACAGGGAAGTGAACCCCCTTGGCCTTGTCTATGTCAGCTATCCGAATGACAAGATGGAGGAACAGAATATAAAGCGGCTTCGCGATGAATTGAGGAGAAATGGGCTAACGTACACGTATGTAGAATTTCCAGTTTTAAAACAGCGCTCTTCCTATACGGAATTCAATGTAGCCATTGTTAAACTGTCAAATATTAACCAGTTAGCGATGGCTTTCGGCAATACGTCGTTCGAGTTGGGGGAGGGTGAAGCGCTATTCCTGCCACCGACGATTTCTACATTCGAGCAATTGAACAGTCAAATTGTAGAAACGGTGTTGGAGGAAAGCGGGGTTGCTGTACGGATCAATGGTGCGTACCCTCACCAGTTGTTCCCTGCGCATGCAATCGGAACGAATGCTATCATTTTGAATGATGCAGATTTTAACCGGATTGCCGCTTTCGGCCAAGCACCATCGTTTGTCTATCATGCTTTCGACATCCCGGAATGGCAGAAGACGAAAAATATTGGAATGACAATCGAGCATTCGATGACGGAATCGATATTGGCGGGAACGACCCATGAACTTAATTACACATTTGATAATCCGGGGCGGAACTATTCCGTCATCCGAACAACATTCACCTTATTGCTTTTCATCGGTTTATTGTTGGCGGGAGTTTTCCTGCTTGCGGCAGGAAGTTTCATTTACTTCCGCTTGTATACTTCTTTAGACAGTGACCGGAAGCAATTCGATGTTCTTCGGCGCATGGGCATTACAGACAGGGAGTTCAAGAAAATCGTCAATCGACAGCTTATTCCACAATTTTTTGTCCCGTGGGGAGTGGCGCTGCTGCATAGTTCCTTTGCATTTTTGACTTTGCAAGTCATATGGGATGCACTCGCCGAGATTTCGATAGTCCGTGAACTGATCTTTGTCTTGCTTGGATTTACAATTTTACAAGTCATCTATTTCTATCTGATTCGCTGGCGCTATCTTGCGCATATCCGAACATCGGGCTAA